Below is a genomic region from Microbulbifer sp. ALW1.
TATGTAGCAAAAACACTCGGCAGGCCCGACTGGATGTGGGGTGGTTTTGCCGCACTCTCAGTCTGCTGTGCCTGCGCACTACTCTGGTATCACCGGCGTTTACCCAAAATTACTTAAACGCAAGCTGTAACCCGAACAGACGCCACTTCAATTCTAATGAGCGAATAATCCAGGTACACACATGACCCGCCTACATAAACTGCAGAAAACATTTTTCGGGCTCGGTATTGACGGCATGCTGATTACCAGTATGCCCAACCTCCGATACCTTACCGGCTTTGCCAGCGATGAACAGGGCGTTGCAAGCCTGCTGCACGCCGGAGATCACGCTTTCCTCATTACCGACTATCGCTTTGGTGAACAGGCACAGGAACAGTGTGCAGGCAAAGAAATGGAAATTATCGTGCGCGACCGCGCGAAAGAATCCCTCGGCCAGACGATTCAGCGGCTAGCACTCGGTTCGGGCCGAGCCAGACGGTTGGGCTTTGAGCGCGACCACATCAGTTACAGCCAGTGGCAGGCCATCGCCGTGGATCTGGCCCTGGACCCCGGCGGGTTTAAGCCACTGAGTGGCATAGTGGAAAAGCTGCGCCGAAAAAAGGAGCCATCGGAGCTCGAGCATATGCGAAAGGCCGCGCGCATTGCCGACGCGTCACTGGAGCAGCTACTCAGCAAACTTCGCCCTGGAATGACCGAACGCGAAGCTGCCGTGGCACTCGAGCACGCATTGATGACCTCGGGCTCAGAAGGTACCGCCTTCCCTACTATTTTTGCCTCTGGCCCACGCAGCTCACGCCCACATGGCATGCCATCTGATCGACAACTGCGAACCGGCGACATGATTACAATCGATTTCGGCGCTGTGATTGAAGGGTACCGATCCGACATGACACGCACAGTGGTACTCGGCAGAGCCAGTGAACAACAGCGGGAAGTGTACGGATTGGTAAAAGACGCTCAAAAGCTGGGCGTGGATAGTGTGATGGCCGGAATACCCTGCTCTGAACCGGCAACCATCGTGGCTGATTATCTCAGCAAAACCCCTTATGCGCGCTTTGCGGGCGACGGGCTCGGGCACGCCATTGGCCTGGAAACACATGAGAAGCCATATTTCACCACGAGTGACGACACCATCATTGAGCCCGGCTTCGTCATGACGGTAGAACCGGGAATTTACATTCCCGGCTGGGGCGGCGTGCGCATTGAAGATGACATTGTGGTTCAGGCCGAGGGAATCGAGATGCTAACCCAATTCCCCCGGGACCTTATTGAAATCGCTTGATACTGAATGGGGAAAGGTCAATTTCCGGGGCCTTTCCCTCCAGCTCGTCGGCAAGTAACTCTGCCGTTATGGCCGCTTGTGTAAGACCCAGGTGTTGATGACCGAAGGCAAAGGCGACGCGAGGATGATGCGGTGCAATGCCCAGTACCGGCAGCGAATCTGGCAATGAAGGCCTGAGCCCCATCCATCGGTGCGCCCCGGTGTTACTGATGTCTGGCAGTAGCGATTGCGCATGGTCAAACAGAATATCCGCGCGCGCAAAATTGGGCTCTGCGTCCAGGCCGCCCAGCTCGACGGTACCCGCCAGGCGTAGCCCTTCCTCCATCGGCGTCATAACGAAAGACCGCTCGAAGGACACCAGCGGGCGCGAGATATTGGTCCCGGGCTGCGGCAGCATCAGGTGATAGCCTCGCTCGGTATCCAGTGGCACCTTGTATCCCAGTTGTTCCGCGAACACTTTCGACCAGGCACCGGTGGCAATCACCAGCCGTCGGGAACGGATACTGCGCCCGCTGGAAAGACGCACATCCATGGCGTCTGCCGTTTGCTGCAGGCCAACGACCTCTCCCTGTAGAATTTCCCCACCGCTGTTTTGAAATCTATCGGCGAGCGCGGTGACCAAACGGTACGGATTCGCAGTGTGTGCAGTACGCGGAAAAAACAGGCCACCGACAACGCCCTTGCCAAGAGCAGGCTCCAGTGCCCGAACTTCATCGCCTGACAGCGACTCGATTTCAACGCCATACTCCCTGAGCAAATCGACCGTCGCCTGATTCCTGTCAACGGAGTCCGGGCGTTCGTAGACAGTGAGTGCTCCGCGTTTGGTCATCAGGTCCGTCAGCCCGGTGCGTCCCAGCAACCGGTCGTAACTTTCAATAGAGCGACCGTTCAGGGCCCGCAAATGCTGGCAGGACTTTTCGACATTGGCGGGCGCCGCGGCAGCGGCAAACCGCAGCAGCCACGGCAAGACTTTGGGGAAATAACCCCAGCGAATAGAGAGCGGCCCAAGCGGATCCAGCAACAGCTTGGGTACCGACAGGATCGTTTTCATATTCGCCAACGGCAAGACCACATCCGTGGCGAAATGCCCTGCATTTCCGTAGGAACAGCCGCGCCCCGGAGAATCCCGGTCAACCAGTGTGACCTGATGCCCCCGGTGCTGCAGCTGCTCTGCCAGGGCTACGCCGATAATGCCCGCCCCGATAATAACCAGTTCGCGGGGATCGGTTGAATTGCTGTCTAGTGGCATCTGCTCAACCCGCGGGCTCAATGGCGGTTACTTTCAAAGCATTGACCCCGGCTTCACGCGCCAGCGCCGCAAAGGCATCCCGGGACTGGTTTTCAACCCGGTCTTCGTGCACCAATATGCAGTCTTCCACTCGTACCCCACCATATTTCTTGAACGCGTCGACTTTTTCCCAGTTGACCCTGTAGCTGTGCTTACTTCTGGATAGTTCACCGAGCAGCATATCCATAAAGTAGATTCCCGGTTCTATGGTGAGCGCCTGCCCGGCTTCGATATTTCTCGCATTTCTCAGGTATGGCGCACGTGGGTCACGTAGGCGCGGGCGCTCACGGGGAGCCATCAAGTAGCCGCCCACGTCGTGCACCTGCAGGCCAATAAAATGCCCGAGGCCACAGGGGAAAAACACATTGGTAATACCTTCTACCACCATATCTTTGGGCGACATCATTACAAAGTCAAAATCCCGCAGGATGCAGGCGATCAGGTAATGGGCTCGCCAGTGCAAATCGGCAAAGTTCTGGCCGATTGCGACTTCGGACACCAGCGTCTGTTGTGCCGTATCCAGAGCTTCGAGTAGTTTCGCATAGTCGCCGGATCGAAAAGCATAGCTGCGGGTAATATCACTGGCGTAACCGAGGTAATCCGCCCCGGCATCAATCACCAGCGAATGGATATCTGCGGGCAACATTTTTTCACGATCGGCACCGTGGTAATGCAATACGGAACTATGGGAATTCACCGCCACGATATTGCCATAAGGCAATTCCGCTTCCAGCACCCCGGCGCCAGCGAGGTAAGCGTGATGAATGCCCAGCTCTGTTGCGCCGCTCATGAAGGCATCCTTCGCGGCCAGGTGTCCTGCGGCGCTCAACCGATTAGCGCGGCGAAGGCACTCCGCTTCATAGGGTGTTTTGTACGCGCGATGGTAGTGGAGCTCATCGATTAACCCCGATGGGTTCAATTGTGACTTGGGCAACTGCGGAAAGCAGGTGCCATCCTCCCCAATCAGGGCGCAGCCCTCGGTATCACCTGCGAGCGCGCTGATGACATCGTCGAAGGATGTGGCGAGCTCAATGTCAAATGCGTCTACCCAGTAACCTTCCGGATCCGCGGGTGGCTTGTGCCAATAATCTTCCGGCTGAAAATAGATCAACCTGGGTTTTTCCCCAGGGCGGAAATCAATTGCGCAGTGCGGATGTTCGAGCAGCGGAACCCAGTGTTTGAAATGGGGGTTCACCTTGAAGGTGTAGTGGTTATCGTCGAGAAACGGCAACTTGGGTGTGCCCGAATAGATGACCAGACGGCTAAAGCCGTGAAACGCCATCGCGCGGCTATGGCGCCGGACAATTTCCTCAATATGCAGTTGATACAGGTTAGCCAGTGACATGTGTCGCTCTTCCGGTGGTGGTTAGCAATTTACTGTTGTTCTGTGCCTTCGACATGTCCGCCGTTTCGCCGCCCATTCCCCCCGGGAGAGGACAAAAAGCGAAATTAATGTTGACAGCTCTCGAAAACTTTATTTATTGTACACAATAACAACTAAACGCAAAGGGCTTTTTTAAAAGTACGTTGATGGACAGTTGATTCACAAAAGTGCCGAGACACTTTTGCCGCGTCCTTTACCACGTCCTTTGATCGACCCTTGTTTGCCCCTTTGCACCACTTAGCACCCCTAGCCCATGATGAGGAAGTCACATGCAAATCGATTGGAGCGGCGTATTCCCCGCAGCAACCACTCAGTTCAACGCCGATGAGAGCCTGAATATTCCGGCCACCCTCAAGCATCTCGATGTGATGCTTGAAGCAGGAATCAATGGCCTGGTGATGCTGGGTACCGTGGGAGAAAACTGCTCTCTCAGCCAGGATGAAAAAATTGAAGTACTGGCGGCCACTGTGAAACACGTAAATGGCCGGGTACCGGTACTCACCGGGGTGTCTGAATACACCACCACCCAGGCCGGCAACTTTGCACGTGCGGCAAAAGAAGCCGGTGTCGATGGCCTGATGGTATTGCCGCCCATGTCCTACAAAGCCGACGCGGATGAGATCGTCGCGCATATTCGGGGTGTTGCCGCTGCAACGGATCTGCCGGTGATGGTGTACAACAATCCCGCCTGCTACGGCGTGGATGTGTCCGCAGCCGCAGTCGCCGAGCTGTCTCAGGTGAAAAACATCGTCGCCGTGAAAGAAGCCTCTGACGATCCCCGGCGCCTGACAGACATCGCCAATCTCGTCAGCGATGATTTTGTTCTTTTCTGTGGTGTTGATGACCTTGCGCTGGAAAGTATTGCTCTGGGTGCCCACGGCTGGATCTCGGGCCTGGTCAACGCCTTCCCGCAGGAAAACCGCCTGATGTGGGACCTGGCCACCAGCGGTAACTACGACGAGGCGCGTAAGGTGTATCGCTGGTACACCCCCCTACTCCACCTGGATACCAAGCCCAAACTGGTGCAATACATCAAACTCGCGGTGCAGGAATGCGGACTTGGCAGCGAGCAGTGCCGCAACCCGCGCCTGGCGCTTACCGGTGCCGAGCGGGAGTCTGTGCTGGAGATTATTCACACCGCGATAGCTACTCGCCCGGCCATCCAGTAACACCATGAGTGGAGAATTCGCCATGTACACGGCCCCAGTACTGATCGCGGGCGAGTGGCGACAAGCGGCCGAATCCGGCCGCTTTCAGCCCACCAACCCTTCCACCAAAGAGACCATTGCGCGCCTCTACCCGGTCTCCAACTGGCACGACTGTGAGGCAGTGCTGGCCGCCGCTGCCGGTGCCGCGGCAACGCTAAGAGCCATACCCGCAGAAACCCGTGCCCGCTTTCTCGACACCTTTGCCGATGCCATTGAAACCTCAGCAGACGAGCTCAGCCTGCTAGCCCATGAGGAAACCGGGTTGCCATTGAACCCGAGGCTGCGTGACGTCGAGCTGCCACGCACAACAGGCCAACTACGAGCCGCTGCTAACGCCGCTCGCGACGGCTCATGGGCCCAGGCCACCATTGATACCGCTTTGAATATTCGCAGCATGCGCGGCCCCATAGGCCCAGTGGTCATTTTTGGTCCCAACAATTTTCCGCTGGCCTTCAACGGCCTCGCCGGTGGCGATTTCGCCGCCGCCATCGCCGCCGGTAATCCGGTGATCGCCAAGGCGCACACCTCCCACCCCGGCACTTGCCACAAATTGGCGAGCCTGGCACGCCAGGCACTGGAACAAGTGGGGTTACCCAGTGCAACCGTGCAGATGCTGTATGCCATCAGCCGCGAAGACGGCTATAAACTGATGGGCGACAAGCGCCTGGGGGCCGGTGCATTTACTGGCTCGCGCACCGCAGGTATTGCCCTCAAACAGGTCGCGGACAGTGTAGGCACACCGTTTTACGCCGAACTATCCAGCATTAACCCGGTGGTGATGCTGCCCGGCGCCCTGCGCGAACGCGGCCCCGAACTTGCGGAAGAATTTGCCGGCAGCTGCCTGATGGGCAGCGGCCAGTTCTGCACCAACCCTGGGCTGGTCATCGTCCCCGCTGGTGATGACGGTGAGCGGTTTATCGCCCGATGTGGAGAGCTATTTGACGGCAGCCAACCCGGTACCCTGCTGAGTGCCGGTACGCAAATGGGTCTGCAGAAGGCCATCACCGAGTTGCGCGAGGCGGGCGCGGCCCTGGTCACTAGCACTACCGGCGCCGACGACACCCGTACCTGCGTCCCCAACACCCTGCTGTGCGTGTCCGGTACCGGATTCCTGCAGGCCCCGGAGGCCTTCCAGACGGAAGCTTTTGGCAATGCGGCACTGGTCGTGGTGAGCGAAAATACCGAACAAACGGCAGCCATTCTTCAGCAGCTGGAAGGCAATCTCACCGGATGTATTTACTCATCCACTACCGATGTAGATGAAGAAGCTTACAATGCACTGGCACCCATACTGCGCGAGAAAGTGGGCCGACTGCTGAACGACAAGATGCCCACTGGCGTCGCGGTTTCCCCGGCAATGAATCACGGCGGCCCCTTCCCGGCGTCCGGTCACCCGGGATTTACTGCAGTAGGGATACCGGCATCGCTGACCCGCTTTGGCAAGCTCGACTGTTACGACAATGTGCGTTCCCATCGGCTGCCGCCACTGTTGCAGGATCACAACCCATTGAACGCCTGGCGATCGGTGGATGGCAACTGGACTCAAGGGCCAGTGCAGTAACAAAACCTCTACCGTCAGCACGCGGACAATTATTGACCGCAAACGATAAGAACAATCTGGAGAGTAATTTTGGACGGCAATCAGAACCACACGATATCCGTGGTGGATTCCCACACCGGTGGCGAACCCACCAGAGTAGTCGTCGGCGGCGGCCCCGATCTTGGTCGCGGCAGCATGGCAGAGCGACTGGCCGTGTTTCAGGAAAAATTCGATTACCTGCGCACCGCGCTTATCCGCGAACCTCGGGGCTCCGACGTTGTCGTCGGGGCCCTGCTTTGTCCGCCACAAAACCCGGACAATGCCGCCGGTGTGATCTTTTTCAATAACGTCGGCTATCTGGGCATGTGCGGCCACGGCACCATTGGTCTTGCGGCCACACTGGCGCGAACCGGGGCCATTACTCCCGGAACCCACCGGCTCGAAACGCCGGTCGGCGAGGTCAGCTTTGTACTGCACAACAACCACCGTGTAAGTGTGGAAAATGTGCCCAGCTATCGCTATCGCAAAGGTGTGCCGGTATATGTGGAAGGCGTGGGTGGATTTAGCGGGGATATTGCCTGGGGCGGCAACTGGTTTTTCCTGATTTCAAACCATGGGCAGCATGTCAGTGTGGACAATACCGACCAGCTCACCGAGTTTTGCTGGCGCGTGCGCCAAGCACTCCGCGAGCAGGGCATTTGCGGTGCGAACGGGGAAGAGATCGACCATATCGAGCTGTTTGCTCCACCGTCCGATCCGGCCGTCGCAGACAGTCGAAATTTCGTGCTCTGCCCGGGCAAAGCCTACGACCGTTCGCCCTGCGGCACCGGCACCAGTGCCAAACTCGCCTGCCTGTATAGCGATGGAACCATTACCCCCGGTCAGACATGGCGCCAGGAAAGCATCATCGGCAGCGTTTTCGAGGGTTCGGTCCAACCGGTATCCGGCGCGGGGGCGGCACGCGGCGAAGTCATTCCCACGATTACCGGAAGCGCCTATATCAGTGCTGAGTCCACGATTATTTTCGATCCGGAAGATCCATTTGCGCACGGATTCTGAACAAAAAAGGCTTGCCCGGTGGCAAGCCTTTTTTGACTCGAATACGCTGTTCAGAGTTACGTAAACTTTTTCTCATTCAGGTATTCAATCATGCGGGAAACCGCTTCCCGCTGATCCCGGATATGGTGGGTAAGTGCTTTACGTGCGCCTTTCCAGTCCTTCGCCAGCAAACACTCGACAATTTCGCAGTGCTCGCGCGCCATTTCGCGCTTTACCTTTTCATCAATCACGGCGTAATTGAACAGCGCGTTGTAGAAAGGACTATAGCGCTTAAAAAACTCTGAGATATAGCGATTACCACAGCGCTCGATCCAGTAATCGTGCAGGTCGAAGTCCAGCTCCGATGTGGAACTTCCCCGCGCCGGCTTGTTCGCCTTGAGCAGGTTTTCCAGCTCGTTATCGGTAAAATGCCCGCGGGCCAGGTCGAGCGCCTTCAGCTCCAGCATTTCGCGGATATCCAGATAATCGTGCATATCCTGTTCGCTGAACGGATGCACCCGCCAGCCACAGCGGGGTACATGCTCAATCAACCCCGCGCCCGCCAGGCGAGAAAATATCTGCCGCACCACAGTGCGGCCCGCGCCGTATTGCTCAGCGGTAGCATGCTCGCGCAGGTACTCGGTATCTTGCTTTAAACTGCGCGCGATCACATCCTGGCGGATAATGTCATACAGTTTTTTCTCGGTGGCGTCTTCTTTCGGGGGCTCAAGCTTTACCCCCTTCAGCACCTCTGGCTTCGCCTCCAGGCGACCGTTGTCCTTCCGGTGAATTACGCCTTCGTCCACCAGCTCATCCACCGCGTGGCGCACCGGAGTCAAACTCACCTTATAGTGCTCAGACATGGCACCCAGGGTCAGCTTGTAAGGTAAGCGTCCCTCGGCTTGAAGGACGGCTTTTACATCGGATTTGATAAATTCAGTAATGGTCATTTAGCCAGCGCTTGCTATTATTTTCGGTCCGCACCGCGGCCGTTGGCCCCTGCGGCGCAAAATTCAGGTAAAAATTTTACACAAGACAGGCAGTATCGCCCATGTTGGAAAAGTTGAGCAAGCTCCTCGATGTCGAGCAACTGGACACCAATTTGTTCCGTAGCCGGGAGCATGTCGAGAACTACCGCAAAGTGCTCTTTGGAGGCCAGGTACTCGGGCAGGCCCTGATGGCCGCCGCCCGCACCGTTGAGGATCGCCTCCCCCACTCTCTGCACGCCTACTTCCTGCGCCCAGGGAGCAGTGAAAAACCCGTCATTTACGATGTCGACCCGATTCGAGACGGTGGCAGCTTCACCACCCGTCGGGTGGTCGCCCGCCAGAACGGCAAAGCCATCTTCAATATGTCCGCCTCCTTCCAGATCGAGGAGCCGGGTTTCGACCATCAAGCGGAGATGCCCACTGAGAGCTTGATTCAGCCCGAAGAACTGAAAAACACCCAGCAGCTCGCCGAAGAGGCCGGCATGAAAGGCGCCGCCCAGAACCAGCGCCGCTATATGGTGGATTTTCGTCCGCTGGACCCCATGAGCTACTTCGACAACGCCGTACGCGAACCCCGCTGCATGTTTTGGTTCAGGGTCGACGGGCAGCTGTCCGACAGCCCCATCGAACACCGAAGCGCTCTCTGCTACGCATCCGACATGGCGTTGCTGGGTACCGCCCTGCAGCCACACCCCATCAGCCTGTTCGACCCACACCTGATGCCTGCCAGCCTGGATCACGCCATGTGGTTCCACCGGCCCTTCCGGGCGGATGAGTGGCTGCTCTACGTCACCGACAGCCCCTCTGCCAGTGGCGCCCGCGGCTACTGCCGGGGGCAGATCTTCTCAAGGGATGGACGACTGGTTGCCTCCACCACCCAGGAAGGTCTGATCCGCCAGATCAATAAGTAAAACGGCCTTGGGCGCCTTTCGGTGCCCGGCAGTTAAAATTAAATGAAATCAGTGGTTTACAGAGGCGGAACGGCTGTTATAATGCCGCCCGCTTCCCAAGGAAGCCCAAGCAGATTCCGCAACGGAATCAACGCTGTAAAAGTCGGTGAGTAGCGCAGCCTGGTAGCGCACTTCGTTCGGGACGAAGGGGTCGGAGGTTCGAATCCTCTCTCACCGACCATTTCTTGATACATCCCCACCTCAGAAAATTTCACACCCGCGACGCTTCTAGTTTTGTGCGCTGGCACCGTCTAGACCGATCATATTTTGCCCTCAACTAAGTACATTTGGGGGTACTTCTGAGGGTACCGATAAAACCCCGCGCCCCGCTCCCCAAAACCGCCCCCCTGTCACCTGCCCTGCCACCTCCCCCTCAACTCACATCCAACTTTCTTTCATTGCACCCAAAAACATATATTGTTATTGTCCGCAAAGTAACAAATGTATGACAGGGGAGTAAGATGAATTCAACAGTCGAGGTTCGTCCGTGGGAAATTCTGAATTCTGAAATCCCAGCAAAACTGATCGCCAACTGGCGAAGTGTCGATACCATCGACATGCACACCGGGGGCGAACCGCTTCGGGTTATTTTACGAGGCTTCCCCACGCTCGAAGGCGATAGCGTGCTGGCCAAACGGCGCTTTGCGCAGCAACATCACGACGAATTGCGATGCGCATTGATGTGGGAGCCGCGCGGCCATCGGGATATGTATGGGGCCATCGTTGTTCCCCCGAATGACCCGGGTGCGGATTTTGGAGCCCTGTTCATTCATAACGAAGGTTTCAGCACCATGTGCGGCCACGCGGTAATTGCCCTGGCAAAACTTGCGGTTGAATTGGGCTGGGTTAAACCGGGTATTCCCGGTTCTGAAGCGCCGGTAACGATTGATGCACCTTGCGGGCGAATTCATGCATTCGCGCAAACCGACGTTGGCGGCCGCGTTATTTCGACCCGCTTTCACTGTGTGCCCTCCTTTGTTTTCGCTCGCAATCAAAGTATCGACGTTCCGGACTTCGGAACCATTCGGTACGACATTGCTTACGGCGGAGCTTTTTACGCGTATGTCGATGCAGCGCAACTACCTTTCTCACTCGACGCGGAACACGCTGAGCAATTGATTCGTGCGGGTCGTGCAATCAAGCAATGCATCCAGGCCAGCGGGCAAGACATCCGGCACCCCACGGAACCCGATCTGGGATTTTTGTACGGCACCATATTTTTGGATATGGCGCCTTTCCAGGCGCGGCCTTTGGACACCAATCAAATGCCCAATTCGATTCACAGTCGCAATGTCTGTGTCTTCGCCGATGGCGAACTGGATCGGTCACCAACGGGTTCCGGGGTATCCGGGCGTATGGCACTGCACCTGGAGCAAGGACTGATTGGCCCTCAGCAGACACTGATTGCCGAGAGTATTACCGGCAGCTGCTTCACGGGAGGCGCCGTCCAATCCCTGCAATACGCGGGAATTCCTGCGGTAATACCAGAGATTTCCGGCACTGCTCACATTACCGGCCAGCACCGGTTTTACATCGACCCAACAGATCCGCTGCAGCAGGGTTTTCTGCTGGGGCACTCACAATAAACTTCCGATTGAACGACACCGAAGACTTCCAATGCACTTTATTTCTGCCGAAACCATTCGCGAAACCATTCACTACCCGCACTTGATCAAGGCATTGCGCCAAGCCTTTCGCAGCCAGGACATCGAAGTGCCGCAGCGACACCACCATCACTATCAGTACTCCCGTGAACATCAAAATGAAAACACGCTGCTGCTGATGCCCGCTTGGCAGGCTGACGGCTTCTTGGGAGTTAAGACGGTGGTCGTCGCCCCGGATAATCGTCAACAACCGTCTATTCAGGGACAGTATGCGCTGTTCGATGCGCGCACAGGCACACCACGGGCGATTATGGATGCCGCCAGTATTACGGCCATGCGCACCGCGGCCGCGTCAGCACTTGCCGCCGACTTCCTGGCCCCGGCTGACGCCAGTGTTCTGTTGATGGTGGGGACAGGCACCCTGGCTCCAGAGCTTATCCGCGCACATGCGAGTGTCCGGCCGATCAAAAACGTGTTGGTTTGGGGGCGTTCGCCGGAAAAGGCGCAGCGTATTGTCGACGCCCTTGCCGGCGCACCCTTCTCCATATCCGTATGCGGTGACCTGCAGGAGGGTATGGCACAAGCCGATATCGTGAGCTGCGCCACCCTGAGTAAAACGCCACTCATCTATGGGAAATGGCTCCGGCCCACCCAGCACATCGATCTGGTGGGAGCTTATCGACCCGACATGAGAGAAGCGGATGACCTGCTGATCAAGCGAGTCGCCCTGTATGTGGACGTGATGCCCCACGCAATTACGGAGACCGGCGACCTCAGCCTGCCGATTGAAAGTGGCGTGATCAGCGCCAGCGCGATACTGGGCGACCTGCCGTCTCTGAGCCGACTGGATGCCCCGGTCGACCGTACCGGGGTGACCTGCTTCAAATCCGTCGGCCACGCGCTGGAGGATCTGGTTGCGGCGAGCCTTGTATTCAACAAGCTCAACGGGCTGGAACCCGCTGAAGCCCAGGGGATGAGCAAGCAATAGCCTGCGTAGGTCACAATACCGAAGCCGGGGCTCGTACCCTGGCAGATTGAGCGTTACTCTCTGGCACTGTTACTAGAATGTGTTGTCAAACCAACACTCACAGACCACCAAACAGAGCCAGAAAGTATTCATGCATTATTTTTGGAAAGCTTGGTCCTCTCGCGAAACGGCGTCCTTCGGCGCCCTCTTGACGATGCTCAGCCTGTTGTGCGCCCCGCTCGTGCACGCCGCCGCGAACAACACCACTTACGACATCAAATACCAGGTAGAACTTCGCCCTGGCGATGATGCCGCCAGGGTCCGTATCGCCCTGTCCGGCGACGAACTGCCCGCACAGTTGACGCTCCACCTCAACCCCGATCGGCATTCAAAAATATCCGGAGAAGACGTCACCCTGGATGGTGACACTGCTACCTGGAAACCGGGAGTGGGTCACAGTGAAATCGAGTACCAGTTCAAAATTGATGAGAAGAAATCGTCTGGTCGCTACGACTCCCTGATGACGGATAAGTGGACCATTTTGCGCAGCGACAAGCTAATCCCGCCGATATCCGCGCGAGCGCCCAAAACTCTCAAGTCCAGGGCGACACTTCAGGTGAATACCCCGGAGAACTGGAATACGCTCGCGCCCTATGCAAAAGATGAAAACGGCATTTTCCAGCTGAAAGATCCTGGCCGCCGCCTTATCCGCCCCAAGGGGTGGCTGATCTCCGGTCGCATTGGCAGCCGCCAGGAATTCATCGATGGCACAGATACAGTCGTCGCTGGCCCGCGAGGAAAAGGTATTCGCCGACAAGACACATTGGCCTTTCTCGGCTGGACTCTTCCAGAGCTTAAGAAAGTTTTCCCTGAGTTCCCGGACAAACTGCTGATCGTGATGGCGGGCGACCCCATGTGGCGCGGCGGACTTTCCGGTACCCGCTCGCTGTTTATGCACGCAGACAGGCCGCTGATTTCCGGTAACCGAACAAGCAGCCTGCTGCATGAACTTGTTCACGTCGGCACAGGTATCCGCGGCGACAAGGAAAGCGACTGGATCGTCGAGGGCATTGCCGAATATTACTCACTGCAAACGCTGCGCCGCACCGGAGGTATCAGTGAGCGCCGCTTTCAGGAGGCACTGGAAGAACTTGCCGAATGGGGCAAAGACTCTCCCAACCTTCTGGTGAAACGATCCTCAGGCCCAATTACCGCAAGGGGTACCGTGGTACTGCACCAAATCGACCAGCAGATCCAGAAGTCCAGCGATGGAAAGCACAGCCTGGATGAAGTGGTAACGGCGATGGCCTCGGAACGGGGAGAAATCACGCTAGAAAAATTCCGCACACTGGCCGAACAAGCGGCCGGCGCCCCGATTCCGCAACTGGAAAGAGCATTTCTTACAGGCAAAAAAAAGCCCTGACGACGGGGGGGGAGAGCGTCAGGGCCAAGACCATTAGGAGTGAAACTTGGA
It encodes:
- a CDS encoding acyl-CoA thioesterase: MAAARTVEDRLPHSLHAYFLRPGSSEKPVIYDVDPIRDGGSFTTRRVVARQNGKAIFNMSASFQIEEPGFDHQAEMPTESLIQPEELKNTQQLAEEAGMKGAAQNQRRYMVDFRPLDPMSYFDNAVREPRCMFWFRVDGQLSDSPIEHRSALCYASDMALLGTALQPHPISLFDPHLMPASLDHAMWFHRPFRADEWLLYVTDSPSASGARGYCRGQIFSRDGRLVASTTQEGLIRQINK
- a CDS encoding proline racemase family protein codes for the protein MNSTVEVRPWEILNSEIPAKLIANWRSVDTIDMHTGGEPLRVILRGFPTLEGDSVLAKRRFAQQHHDELRCALMWEPRGHRDMYGAIVVPPNDPGADFGALFIHNEGFSTMCGHAVIALAKLAVELGWVKPGIPGSEAPVTIDAPCGRIHAFAQTDVGGRVISTRFHCVPSFVFARNQSIDVPDFGTIRYDIAYGGAFYAYVDAAQLPFSLDAEHAEQLIRAGRAIKQCIQASGQDIRHPTEPDLGFLYGTIFLDMAPFQARPLDTNQMPNSIHSRNVCVFADGELDRSPTGSGVSGRMALHLEQGLIGPQQTLIAESITGSCFTGGAVQSLQYAGIPAVIPEISGTAHITGQHRFYIDPTDPLQQGFLLGHSQ
- a CDS encoding proline racemase family protein — translated: MDGNQNHTISVVDSHTGGEPTRVVVGGGPDLGRGSMAERLAVFQEKFDYLRTALIREPRGSDVVVGALLCPPQNPDNAAGVIFFNNVGYLGMCGHGTIGLAATLARTGAITPGTHRLETPVGEVSFVLHNNHRVSVENVPSYRYRKGVPVYVEGVGGFSGDIAWGGNWFFLISNHGQHVSVDNTDQLTEFCWRVRQALREQGICGANGEEIDHIELFAPPSDPAVADSRNFVLCPGKAYDRSPCGTGTSAKLACLYSDGTITPGQTWRQESIIGSVFEGSVQPVSGAGAARGEVIPTITGSAYISAESTIIFDPEDPFAHGF
- a CDS encoding ornithine cyclodeaminase family protein, with the translated sequence MHFISAETIRETIHYPHLIKALRQAFRSQDIEVPQRHHHHYQYSREHQNENTLLLMPAWQADGFLGVKTVVVAPDNRQQPSIQGQYALFDARTGTPRAIMDAASITAMRTAAASALAADFLAPADASVLLMVGTGTLAPELIRAHASVRPIKNVLVWGRSPEKAQRIVDALAGAPFSISVCGDLQEGMAQADIVSCATLSKTPLIYGKWLRPTQHIDLVGAYRPDMREADDLLIKRVALYVDVMPHAITETGDLSLPIESGVISASAILGDLPSLSRLDAPVDRTGVTCFKSVGHALEDLVAASLVFNKLNGLEPAEAQGMSKQ
- a CDS encoding GntR family transcriptional regulator, which gives rise to MTITEFIKSDVKAVLQAEGRLPYKLTLGAMSEHYKVSLTPVRHAVDELVDEGVIHRKDNGRLEAKPEVLKGVKLEPPKEDATEKKLYDIIRQDVIARSLKQDTEYLREHATAEQYGAGRTVVRQIFSRLAGAGLIEHVPRCGWRVHPFSEQDMHDYLDIREMLELKALDLARGHFTDNELENLLKANKPARGSSTSELDFDLHDYWIERCGNRYISEFFKRYSPFYNALFNYAVIDEKVKREMAREHCEIVECLLAKDWKGARKALTHHIRDQREAVSRMIEYLNEKKFT